Proteins encoded within one genomic window of Mesobacillus subterraneus:
- a CDS encoding vWA domain-containing protein, which translates to MKNNLTEIIFLLDRSGSMAGLENDTVGGFNAFVKKQSELDGETILTTVLFDDEYEVLWNGIDAREAKLTEDEYYVRGMTALLDAVGKTILDVGYRLAKTKEDRRPGKVIFVITTDGLENASSEFTYGKVKELIQHQQEKYSWEFIFMGANIDVAKEADSLGINIENSFKFEASEKGIENMYEKVSESIMEKRMK; encoded by the coding sequence ATGAAAAACAATTTAACGGAAATCATTTTTTTGCTGGACCGGAGCGGCTCGATGGCAGGGCTCGAGAACGACACCGTTGGCGGCTTCAATGCTTTTGTGAAAAAACAGTCCGAACTTGACGGAGAAACAATCCTGACAACGGTGCTTTTTGATGATGAATATGAAGTGCTCTGGAATGGCATTGATGCAAGGGAGGCGAAGCTGACAGAAGATGAGTACTATGTCCGCGGGATGACTGCACTTTTGGATGCCGTTGGAAAGACGATACTTGATGTTGGCTACCGTCTGGCCAAAACAAAGGAGGACCGCCGGCCAGGCAAGGTTATATTCGTGATCACGACAGATGGCTTGGAGAACGCAAGCAGTGAGTTCACATATGGAAAAGTGAAGGAGCTGATTCAGCACCAGCAGGAAAAATACAGCTGGGAATTCATCTTCATGGGGGCGAATATCGATGTCGCCAAGGAAGCTGACAGCCTCGGAATCAATATTGAGAATTCTTTTAAATTCGAAGCCTCAGAAAAAGGCATTGAAAACATGTATGAGAAAGTGTCGGAATCCATTATGGAAAAAAGAATGAAGTAG
- a CDS encoding response regulator transcription factor — translation MKTILIIEDEQTISRVLAVYLKHEGYEVVQVFDGKEGLDLFTQHEPDLILLDVMLPEMDGWDILKEIRKVSSCPVIMLTALGDIDYRLKGLNQGADDYISKPFIGEEVVARINAVLRRSAHVLETENMKQFGSLKINMDSHVVTVSGEKIVLTPKDLSLLIFLAERPNRTFTRDVLIESVWGLDYVGSDRAVDLAVKRIRQSLAEWPASQGEIRTLRGLGYQFSVYQK, via the coding sequence ATGAAAACAATTCTAATCATAGAAGATGAACAAACAATCTCAAGAGTGCTGGCGGTCTACCTGAAGCATGAGGGCTATGAGGTCGTACAGGTCTTCGATGGAAAGGAAGGTCTCGATCTATTTACTCAGCACGAGCCGGACCTTATTCTGCTCGATGTCATGCTTCCGGAGATGGACGGATGGGATATTCTAAAGGAAATCCGAAAAGTCAGCTCTTGCCCGGTCATTATGCTGACTGCCCTTGGGGATATTGATTATCGTCTGAAAGGCCTGAACCAGGGAGCGGACGATTATATTTCCAAACCGTTCATTGGCGAAGAAGTAGTTGCTAGGATAAATGCGGTTCTGCGCCGTTCTGCCCACGTCCTCGAAACGGAAAACATGAAACAGTTCGGCAGCCTGAAAATCAATATGGATTCCCATGTTGTTACGGTTAGTGGCGAGAAAATCGTCTTAACGCCCAAGGATCTCAGTTTGCTGATTTTCCTGGCGGAGAGGCCAAACCGGACTTTTACAAGGGACGTTTTGATTGAGAGCGTCTGGGGGCTGGATTACGTTGGAAGTGACCGTGCGGTGGACCTGGCGGTTAAAAGGATCCGTCAATCACTGGCTGAGTGGCCAGCGTCACAGGGAGAGATCCGGACATTAAGAGGATTGGGGTATCAGTTCAGTGTTTACCAAAAATAG
- a CDS encoding DUF3896 family protein → MNYQEVKSQLEALQMQLANKMQTPNLSIDEKNELQRAIANYDYIIELTCMNHFERGKSIH, encoded by the coding sequence ATGAACTATCAGGAAGTAAAATCACAATTAGAAGCTTTGCAGATGCAATTGGCGAATAAGATGCAGACTCCAAACCTGTCTATAGATGAAAAAAATGAGCTTCAAAGAGCAATCGCAAACTACGATTATATTATCGAACTGACTTGCATGAACCATTTTGAGCGTGGAAAATCTATTCATTAA
- a CDS encoding DUF4352 domain-containing protein, which yields MTKKNLGNCKTCGKEIAKGVKKCPHCGKDQRRFFMRHKILSFIAVLILFGIISSALGGGEEVRTEGESAATASAPAEEEKEYKVGEAIPVDKVEITVTKFEEKDQVGNEFINKAVSEGGTFVAIQYKIKNTSKKPVGMFDYPAVRLVDEEGTEFDADIDASSNYALETDVDNAKIASDLNPGITVTETKVFEVAKESFATGKWFIKIDDEKVLLK from the coding sequence ATGACAAAAAAAAATTTAGGAAACTGCAAGACTTGCGGAAAAGAAATCGCCAAAGGTGTAAAGAAATGCCCTCACTGCGGGAAAGACCAGCGCAGATTTTTCATGCGGCATAAGATTTTAAGTTTCATTGCTGTATTAATCTTGTTTGGAATCATCAGTTCAGCACTTGGAGGCGGAGAAGAAGTAAGGACAGAAGGTGAATCAGCTGCAACAGCATCTGCACCGGCAGAAGAAGAAAAAGAATATAAAGTGGGCGAAGCTATTCCAGTGGACAAAGTGGAAATCACTGTTACAAAATTTGAAGAAAAAGATCAGGTTGGCAATGAATTCATCAACAAAGCAGTATCTGAGGGGGGTACCTTTGTCGCAATCCAGTACAAAATCAAGAACACCTCAAAGAAACCGGTTGGAATGTTTGATTACCCTGCTGTCCGCCTTGTGGATGAAGAGGGGACAGAATTCGATGCTGATATCGATGCTTCTTCCAACTATGCACTTGAGACAGATGTAGACAATGCCAAGATTGCAAGCGATTTAAACCCGGGAATCACTGTAACGGAAACGAAGGTATTTGAAGTAGCGAAGGAAAGTTTTGCTACAGGAAAATGGTTTATCAAAATTGACGATGAGAAAGTACTGTTGAAGTAA
- a CDS encoding DEAD/DEAH box helicase gives MSKRSFDDYNLSDEIKRSLSVLKYESPTEVQEEVIPLALEKQDLVVKSQTGSGKTASFGIPICDMVEWEEKNPQALILTPTRELAVQVREDITNIDRFKRIKAMAVYGKEPFSKQKEELKQKTHVVVGTPGRVIDHIERGTLVLDEIKYLIIDEADEMLNMGFIDAVESIIEDLPPNRVTMVFSATLPKDVENLCHKYMKDPVNIEIASTGITTNTIDHMLIEVKEEDKISLLKDITVAENPDSCIIFCRTKENVDTVFTQLEEANYSCERLHGGLEQEDRFAVMDGFKMGNFRYLVATDVAARGIDVDNVSLVINYDVPMEKEGYVHRTGRTGRAGNKGKAIMLATPYEGKFVRAIERYIGFEIPVTEAPSKQDVARNQAAFDEKISGRRVVKNNKTARINQDIMKLHFSGGKKKKIRAVDFVGTIAKIPGVTADDIGIITIHDTMSYVDILNGKGSLVIQAMENATIKGKKLRVSKTIK, from the coding sequence ATGAGTAAAAGAAGTTTTGACGATTACAACTTAAGCGACGAAATTAAACGCTCCCTTTCTGTGTTGAAATATGAATCTCCAACAGAGGTCCAGGAAGAAGTCATTCCGTTAGCATTGGAAAAGCAAGACCTTGTCGTTAAATCCCAGACAGGAAGCGGAAAGACAGCCTCCTTCGGAATTCCCATTTGCGATATGGTTGAATGGGAGGAAAAGAATCCACAGGCGTTGATTCTCACTCCAACTAGGGAGCTGGCTGTTCAGGTTCGTGAAGATATCACGAATATCGACCGATTCAAAAGGATTAAGGCGATGGCCGTTTATGGTAAGGAGCCCTTCTCGAAGCAGAAAGAAGAATTGAAGCAAAAAACGCATGTCGTCGTCGGTACACCTGGACGCGTCATCGACCATATTGAAAGAGGTACACTTGTATTAGATGAAATCAAGTACCTGATTATCGATGAAGCAGATGAAATGCTGAACATGGGTTTTATTGATGCTGTTGAATCCATTATAGAAGATCTTCCTCCAAATCGGGTTACTATGGTGTTTTCTGCGACATTGCCCAAGGATGTTGAAAATCTCTGCCATAAATATATGAAGGATCCAGTTAACATCGAAATCGCTTCTACCGGTATTACGACAAATACAATTGACCATATGCTGATCGAAGTGAAAGAAGAGGATAAAATCTCCCTTTTAAAAGATATCACGGTTGCTGAAAACCCTGACAGCTGCATCATTTTTTGCAGGACGAAGGAAAATGTCGATACCGTGTTTACTCAGCTTGAGGAAGCCAATTATTCCTGTGAAAGACTTCATGGAGGATTGGAACAAGAAGACCGCTTTGCTGTGATGGATGGCTTCAAGATGGGGAATTTCCGCTACCTTGTGGCAACTGATGTTGCAGCAAGAGGAATTGACGTCGATAACGTTTCACTTGTCATCAACTATGACGTTCCGATGGAAAAAGAGGGCTATGTGCACCGGACAGGCCGAACGGGACGCGCCGGAAACAAAGGGAAAGCGATTATGCTTGCTACACCTTATGAAGGAAAATTCGTCAGGGCAATCGAACGATACATTGGCTTTGAGATTCCTGTGACAGAAGCTCCGAGCAAGCAGGACGTTGCAAGAAACCAGGCTGCTTTTGATGAAAAAATCAGCGGGCGCCGTGTCGTGAAAAACAACAAGACAGCCCGCATCAACCAGGATATCATGAAGCTTCATTTTAGCGGCGGCAAAAAGAAAAAGATCCGCGCTGTCGACTTCGTTGGAACAATTGCAAAAATTCCTGGAGTAACCGCAGACGATATCGGCATCATCACCATCCACGATACGATGTCCTATGTCGATATCCTGAACGGAAAAGGCTCGCTAGTCATCCAAGCGATGGAAAATGCGACAATCAAGGGAAAGAAGCTTAGAGTGAGCAAGACCATCAAGTAG
- a CDS encoding ABC transporter ATP-binding protein, whose translation MSVLEFEYVTKTYGKKKALDNLSFSLGENKITGLIGRNGAGKTTMLKIAAGFMRESSGEVKVFGEHPFNNLSVSANMIMIDNDMNLPAALNLQELLETAGDFYHNWDMKLARNLFDYFGLDPKQHPDRLSKGMKNTFNAIIGLAARCPLTIFDEPTNGMDAGVRKDFYRALLKDYIANPRTIIISSHHLNEVEDILEDILLLKDGSQFLHMPIEELREYAVVVSGKEEAMKNWLRGHEIFHKSNTDFGRTYAVIRNDLSDDQIAAAMKLSLEFSTISNEDLCLYLTSQEKGGIDDVFNKG comes from the coding sequence ATGAGCGTGCTGGAATTCGAATATGTAACAAAAACATATGGGAAGAAAAAAGCTTTGGATAACCTTTCGTTTTCCCTCGGTGAAAATAAGATCACCGGTCTGATTGGCAGGAATGGGGCAGGGAAGACGACGATGCTGAAAATCGCCGCTGGTTTCATGCGCGAGAGTTCGGGTGAAGTCAAAGTGTTTGGAGAGCATCCATTCAATAACCTGAGCGTGTCTGCCAACATGATCATGATTGATAATGATATGAATTTGCCAGCCGCACTGAATCTCCAAGAATTATTGGAAACAGCGGGCGATTTTTATCATAACTGGGACATGAAATTGGCGCGGAATCTGTTTGATTATTTCGGACTGGATCCGAAGCAGCATCCTGATAGATTGTCAAAAGGAATGAAGAATACATTCAACGCGATTATTGGGCTGGCGGCACGATGCCCGCTGACTATTTTCGATGAACCAACAAATGGAATGGATGCCGGAGTCAGGAAGGATTTTTACCGTGCGCTTTTGAAGGATTATATCGCTAATCCCCGGACGATCATCATCTCCAGCCATCACCTGAACGAGGTCGAGGATATCCTCGAGGACATACTGCTCTTGAAGGACGGTAGTCAATTTTTGCATATGCCGATTGAAGAGCTGAGGGAGTATGCGGTAGTTGTCAGCGGAAAAGAAGAAGCGATGAAAAACTGGCTGCGCGGCCATGAGATCTTTCATAAAAGCAATACCGATTTCGGAAGAACATATGCGGTGATTCGCAATGACCTCTCTGATGACCAAATTGCTGCAGCTATGAAGCTCAGCCTGGAGTTCTCGACGATTTCAAACGAAGACCTCTGTCTGTACTTGACGAGCCAGGAGAAAGGCGGGATTGATGATGTATTTAACAAAGGTTAG
- a CDS encoding GIY-YIG nuclease family protein, which yields MKDQQGTVIYVGKAKSLKKRVQTYFQNSAAHPQKIKKMVANINDFYVLHTDTEFEAFLLECKLIKELKPLFNKKMKSHLPYSYIAIKMDRPYRKISIASEKSEGRGMIYFGPYTSMIYVRKAIENLKDYFKINCLQPLKGSPCLNYTLGKCNGLCLGGAGIEQYNRIVEMFISFLQGSDNEILDELEQKMNHASEEYQFEEAAKYRNYMKSFSILLYKENMIQFTEGNKNIAVVERIDDRTLKLFLIKGHKVIFSKEYLPEKFSQFSEEIRDMILNSFQQTEKRKSVVIGKEELDEAQIIYSYLNGGNARYIVILEEWLDGSEDKKLDIAIDDLLND from the coding sequence ATGAAAGATCAACAAGGTACAGTGATTTATGTCGGGAAAGCGAAAAGCCTCAAGAAACGAGTCCAAACATATTTTCAAAACTCTGCAGCCCATCCGCAAAAAATCAAAAAGATGGTCGCTAACATAAATGATTTTTACGTCTTGCATACTGATACGGAATTCGAGGCATTCTTGCTTGAATGCAAGCTCATCAAAGAATTAAAGCCTCTTTTTAACAAGAAAATGAAGAGCCACCTTCCTTATTCTTACATTGCCATTAAGATGGACCGGCCTTACCGAAAAATCTCAATCGCTTCTGAGAAATCTGAAGGTCGCGGCATGATATATTTTGGACCTTATACCAGCATGATCTATGTAAGGAAAGCTATTGAGAACTTGAAGGATTATTTTAAAATTAACTGCCTTCAACCACTCAAGGGGTCTCCTTGCCTGAACTATACCCTGGGGAAGTGCAATGGTTTGTGTTTAGGAGGAGCGGGGATTGAGCAATACAATAGAATCGTGGAGATGTTCATTTCTTTTCTCCAGGGTTCTGATAATGAGATTCTCGACGAACTAGAGCAGAAAATGAATCATGCGTCTGAAGAATATCAGTTTGAAGAAGCAGCCAAATACAGAAATTATATGAAGTCATTCTCCATCCTTTTGTATAAGGAGAATATGATTCAGTTCACGGAAGGAAATAAAAATATTGCCGTGGTTGAAAGGATCGATGACCGGACCTTGAAGCTTTTTCTGATCAAGGGGCATAAGGTCATTTTCAGTAAAGAATACCTTCCAGAGAAGTTCAGCCAGTTTTCAGAGGAGATTAGGGACATGATTTTGAACTCTTTTCAACAGACCGAGAAAAGGAAATCCGTCGTCATCGGCAAAGAGGAACTTGATGAAGCACAAATCATCTATAGTTATTTAAATGGAGGCAATGCCAGATACATCGTTATTCTAGAAGAATGGCTGGATGGAAGTGAAGATAAAAAACTGGATATTGCCATTGATGATTTACTAAACGATTAA
- the proC gene encoding pyrroline-5-carboxylate reductase, with amino-acid sequence MRLLKHKKVAFLGAGSMAEAMISGVVKSGKMHADHVYVTNKSNAAKLERMKSRYGINAMPQAELPYEDIDMYILAMKPKGAAGALEALKDKLVPGQVVVSVLAGISTGFMEDNLKDGQQVVRVMPNTSSMIQESATAISPGIHTTDENIEDVKELLSSMGKVFLIEEEQMDIFTGLAGSGPAYFYYLMEHMERVGTENGMDEKLARDIIAQTILGAAKMIIEKDETPEVLRKNVTSPNGTTASGLNALRKYNGGTAISQAVNHAANRSKEMNRELEGVLVPS; translated from the coding sequence ATGCGGTTGTTAAAACATAAAAAAGTAGCGTTTTTAGGTGCAGGTTCAATGGCGGAAGCGATGATTTCAGGTGTGGTTAAGTCTGGAAAAATGCACGCGGACCATGTTTATGTTACGAACAAGAGCAATGCTGCAAAACTGGAGCGCATGAAATCCAGATATGGAATCAATGCAATGCCACAGGCTGAACTGCCATATGAAGATATTGATATGTATATTTTAGCGATGAAGCCAAAAGGAGCAGCGGGAGCTCTTGAAGCTTTGAAGGATAAATTAGTGCCTGGCCAGGTGGTTGTGTCCGTTCTGGCAGGTATTTCAACAGGTTTTATGGAAGATAATCTTAAAGATGGCCAGCAGGTTGTCCGCGTCATGCCGAACACATCAAGCATGATCCAGGAATCAGCCACTGCCATTTCACCAGGAATACACACAACGGATGAAAACATCGAGGATGTAAAAGAACTTTTAAGCAGCATGGGCAAAGTGTTCCTGATTGAAGAAGAGCAGATGGATATCTTCACAGGCCTTGCTGGAAGCGGCCCTGCTTATTTTTACTACTTGATGGAGCATATGGAGCGTGTCGGCACGGAAAACGGGATGGATGAAAAATTGGCCCGTGACATCATTGCTCAGACGATTCTTGGTGCAGCTAAAATGATCATCGAAAAAGATGAAACACCAGAGGTGCTTAGGAAAAATGTAACCTCTCCGAATGGAACGACAGCCTCAGGTTTGAATGCGTTAAGGAAGTACAACGGCGGAACGGCCATCTCACAGGCGGTCAACCATGCGGCAAACCGTTCTAAAGAAATGAATCGAGAACTCGAAGGCGTTCTCGTTCCTTCATAA
- a CDS encoding GntR family transcriptional regulator, with translation MILNSDSMKPIYVQIAEWLETEILSESIKKDEKVFSQYQLAEMLNINPATAAKGLNILADENIVYKKRGLGMFVSEDAKKIITGKRRNQTLKSLVTELVKEAEHLQVTEEELIQMIQEAKRDMKGESR, from the coding sequence TTGATCCTTAATTCAGATAGCATGAAGCCGATTTACGTCCAAATAGCTGAGTGGCTGGAGACGGAGATTCTCAGCGAGAGTATCAAAAAGGATGAAAAGGTTTTTTCACAATATCAGCTTGCGGAAATGCTGAACATCAATCCGGCGACAGCGGCAAAAGGGTTGAATATTTTAGCGGATGAAAACATTGTTTATAAAAAGCGCGGACTTGGGATGTTTGTATCGGAGGACGCGAAGAAGATTATCACGGGGAAACGGAGGAACCAGACATTGAAGTCATTGGTGACTGAGTTGGTGAAGGAGGCGGAGCACCTCCAGGTGACGGAAGAGGAATTGATTCAAATGATCCAGGAAGCCAAACGGGATATGAAGGGGGAATCGAGATGA
- a CDS encoding TRM11 family SAM-dependent methyltransferase: MRSFFGEDAESSIMESALKIDPSRSPFMRGRMDVILEGEQLADLIEQVKKIELYGSSFKVMYVKVTGPDKVDFKERRRLEREVGLHISGEPELVNPDVLFGIMNANERWVFGEYHGSEAVWLNHQQKPHSYSTSLSTRVARAVANIAVPDPAGVKAIDPCCGIGTVVVEALSMGVDIVASDINPLILPGTRENIAHFGYATQVTFRDIRKVTGSYDVAIIDMPYNLCSVITPEEQLEMLQSTYEFADKVVIVTIEPIDSIIGNAGFEIADRCVVKKGNFTREVIVCEK; encoded by the coding sequence ATGCGCTCGTTTTTTGGGGAGGATGCAGAATCCAGCATCATGGAGAGTGCATTGAAAATCGATCCAAGCCGAAGCCCGTTTATGAGGGGGCGAATGGATGTCATCCTTGAAGGTGAGCAATTAGCGGACCTAATTGAGCAAGTGAAGAAGATCGAATTGTATGGCTCTTCTTTTAAAGTGATGTATGTAAAAGTAACAGGTCCTGACAAGGTAGATTTTAAAGAACGGCGCAGACTTGAACGGGAAGTGGGTTTGCATATTTCCGGAGAGCCGGAGCTGGTAAATCCAGATGTGCTGTTTGGGATCATGAATGCAAACGAGCGCTGGGTATTTGGTGAATACCACGGCAGTGAAGCGGTTTGGTTGAACCACCAGCAAAAACCGCATAGTTACTCTACTTCATTAAGCACGCGTGTCGCAAGAGCCGTCGCCAATATTGCCGTTCCTGATCCGGCTGGAGTGAAAGCGATCGATCCATGCTGCGGAATTGGTACGGTAGTGGTGGAAGCACTGTCGATGGGGGTGGACATCGTTGCCAGTGATATCAATCCGCTCATACTGCCTGGAACGAGGGAGAACATCGCGCATTTTGGCTATGCAACCCAAGTGACATTTAGGGACATTCGCAAGGTCACTGGGAGCTATGACGTGGCGATTATTGATATGCCGTACAATCTGTGCTCGGTCATCACACCCGAAGAGCAGCTCGAGATGCTTCAAAGCACCTACGAATTCGCTGATAAAGTAGTCATCGTCACGATTGAACCAATCGACTCTATCATTGGAAATGCCGGCTTTGAAATCGCCGATCGCTGTGTCGTGAAAAAGGGGAATTTCACACGCGAAGTGATTGTTTGTGAGAAATGA
- a CDS encoding cation diffusion facilitator family transporter, with the protein MNEQRYSNLKLGERGAIISILAYILLSALKLSVGYISDSEALKADGLNNTTDIFASLSVLIGLRLSQKPADDDHLYSHWKSEMVASMVASFIIILVGFQVLTSAFTSFFEGSAEAPDLIAAWTGLFSALIMYFVYRYNRNLARKIKSHSVMAAAKDNLSDSWVSIGTAVGIIGSQFGLPWLDPVTAFIVGALILKTGWDIFREASHQLTDGFDVDLIKEYNETICNIPGVKGIKDLKARSYGNNIVVDCVITVKPTLDISTAHDISTRVEDKLMEEYDIYDVHVHVEPD; encoded by the coding sequence ATGAATGAACAACGTTATTCCAATTTAAAACTAGGCGAACGCGGAGCGATAATCAGTATCCTCGCTTATATACTTCTTTCCGCCTTGAAACTTTCTGTAGGTTATATCAGCGATTCAGAAGCACTGAAGGCGGATGGTTTGAATAATACAACCGATATCTTTGCCTCATTGTCCGTCCTCATTGGGTTAAGGCTGTCGCAAAAACCTGCAGATGATGACCATCTTTATAGCCATTGGAAATCAGAAATGGTCGCGTCGATGGTCGCATCTTTCATCATTATCTTAGTTGGCTTTCAGGTTTTAACGAGTGCCTTCACATCATTTTTTGAAGGAAGTGCCGAAGCACCAGATCTTATTGCTGCCTGGACAGGTTTGTTTTCTGCGTTGATTATGTATTTCGTATATCGCTATAACCGAAACCTCGCACGCAAAATAAAAAGCCATTCGGTCATGGCCGCGGCTAAAGATAACCTGTCGGATTCATGGGTGAGTATCGGTACGGCCGTTGGCATCATCGGCTCCCAATTCGGTTTGCCGTGGCTTGACCCCGTGACCGCATTCATTGTTGGCGCACTGATTTTAAAAACAGGTTGGGACATCTTCCGTGAAGCATCCCACCAGCTGACAGACGGATTTGATGTCGACCTCATTAAAGAATATAACGAAACCATTTGTAATATTCCTGGTGTCAAGGGAATTAAAGATTTGAAGGCACGAAGCTACGGCAACAATATTGTCGTTGACTGTGTCATCACAGTGAAACCAACCCTCGACATCAGCACTGCCCATGATATCTCGACGAGGGTCGAAGATAAGCTCATGGAAGAATACGATATCTATGACGTACATGTACATGTAGAACCGGATTGA
- a CDS encoding HAMP domain-containing sensor histidine kinase produces the protein MFTKNRKHVSLLRYWTTRYLLTLIGGLILLGAGSVWWIKETTLENRLKLMEYMAVETADRVGQLNDFGGFDKRMEDRTRFFEMENQPLLSITDMEGNVLNTGPMHGGGGPRHLTRKVPAEIVANDDRIKRFTENGTDVYAVKAPITINQLQTGWVIVMQNAGELTDVDQEYRLLFILLLGLGLLGWIVIYLLTKRILKPIQDVARAAAQVREGDYDIKLDSGQKELEIYELVTSFKEMTSRLNQLEQMRAELLAGVTHDLKTPVTSISGLVQAVRDGVVTGEERQEFLDITLKEIQRLQTMISDLLEFNSLAAGAFTIRTEDCDMNKLVEDIGRQWQVTQTEPVHLEVSKPGDTVRAQTDPLRLQQILINLLNNSYQAIGHHGTITLILSEGRIDVKDTGPGIPEAEQALVFERFFRGEKKKLKVRGLGLGLPFSKMLARSLGAELILKESNSNGTTFSIVWVKET, from the coding sequence GTGTTTACCAAAAATAGAAAGCACGTTTCATTGTTGAGATATTGGACAACCAGATATCTTCTAACCTTGATTGGCGGGCTGATTTTACTCGGTGCCGGTTCGGTATGGTGGATTAAGGAAACGACGCTGGAAAACCGGTTAAAGTTGATGGAGTACATGGCTGTTGAAACGGCGGACAGGGTCGGACAGTTAAATGATTTTGGCGGGTTTGACAAAAGGATGGAAGACCGGACAAGATTCTTCGAAATGGAAAATCAGCCACTCCTTTCCATTACCGACATGGAAGGAAACGTTCTGAATACAGGTCCGATGCATGGCGGGGGCGGTCCGCGTCATTTAACAAGAAAGGTTCCCGCAGAGATAGTTGCTAATGATGACAGAATTAAGAGATTCACAGAAAACGGAACAGATGTTTACGCTGTTAAGGCACCAATCACTATCAATCAGCTTCAGACCGGCTGGGTTATAGTGATGCAAAATGCTGGTGAATTGACGGACGTTGACCAGGAATACCGTTTGTTGTTCATATTACTGCTAGGACTTGGTTTACTTGGCTGGATTGTCATTTATCTTCTCACTAAAAGAATCCTGAAACCAATCCAGGATGTAGCGAGGGCAGCGGCACAGGTTCGAGAAGGAGACTATGACATCAAGCTCGACTCCGGACAAAAGGAACTAGAAATTTACGAACTCGTCACTTCTTTTAAGGAAATGACCAGCCGCCTGAACCAGCTGGAGCAAATGCGTGCTGAGCTGCTCGCAGGAGTCACCCATGACTTGAAAACTCCGGTAACCTCGATTAGCGGCCTCGTGCAAGCTGTGCGGGATGGAGTCGTAACGGGTGAGGAGCGCCAGGAATTTCTCGATATTACCCTGAAAGAGATCCAGAGATTGCAAACGATGATTTCAGACCTGCTGGAATTCAATTCACTGGCAGCCGGAGCGTTTACCATCCGGACAGAGGATTGTGATATGAATAAACTTGTTGAGGACATCGGAAGACAATGGCAGGTCACGCAAACCGAACCTGTTCATTTAGAGGTCAGCAAGCCTGGCGACACCGTACGGGCTCAAACGGATCCATTGCGTTTGCAGCAAATCCTGATTAACCTATTGAATAACTCTTACCAGGCTATCGGTCATCATGGCACTATAACTCTCATTCTTTCAGAAGGAAGGATTGACGTAAAAGACACCGGTCCGGGAATTCCGGAAGCTGAGCAGGCGTTGGTGTTTGAGCGTTTCTTCCGAGGTGAAAAGAAAAAACTGAAAGTCAGGGGCCTCGGCCTCGGCCTGCCTTTCAGCAAAATGCTCGCCCGGTCGCTCGGGGCAGAGTTGATATTGAAGGAGAGCAATTCAAACGGAACGACATTTTCGATTGTGTGGGTAAAAGAAACATAA